One window from the genome of Dolosigranulum savutiense encodes:
- a CDS encoding alpha/beta hydrolase-fold protein → MKRHNKAYFYLELKSHDLMMPHRHESRRIRVLLPRDYASSDQAYPVVYMHDGQNVFHSSEAFSGHSWKTIHALKKNPDLPPMIVVGIDNGEEDRMHEYSPWKFKQTQLPPGMVLGGHGAEFAAFVMEVVKPFIDSTYRTKKDRAHTAMIGSSLGANITQFTGVAYQNQIGQLGVFSSANWLTRDDFDRYISRNRIEQPQRIFIQVGTHEGDATDRKLMYGNMRQAYIDESLLYYQQLLRAGVALDAIQFVIAADGIHSESEWSKHLPNCLRFLSEMW, encoded by the coding sequence ATGAAACGACATAATAAAGCCTATTTTTACTTAGAATTGAAGAGTCATGACTTAATGATGCCTCATCGTCATGAATCCCGTCGCATACGCGTCTTACTCCCACGAGATTATGCATCGTCCGACCAAGCTTATCCAGTGGTCTATATGCATGATGGCCAAAATGTGTTCCATAGTAGTGAAGCTTTTTCCGGTCATTCATGGAAAACTATTCATGCGCTCAAGAAAAATCCAGACTTGCCGCCAATGATTGTAGTTGGCATTGACAATGGTGAAGAAGATCGGATGCATGAATATTCTCCATGGAAATTTAAACAAACGCAATTGCCACCGGGTATGGTACTTGGCGGACATGGAGCTGAATTTGCCGCTTTTGTAATGGAAGTGGTCAAACCTTTTATCGATAGCACCTATCGAACGAAGAAAGACCGTGCCCATACAGCCATGATAGGGAGCTCTTTAGGCGCAAACATTACACAATTTACGGGAGTAGCTTATCAGAACCAAATTGGTCAATTGGGTGTGTTCTCTAGTGCTAACTGGTTAACTCGCGATGACTTTGATCGCTATATTTCACGTAACCGCATTGAACAGCCGCAGCGAATCTTCATCCAAGTGGGAACCCATGAAGGAGATGCCACCGATCGTAAATTAATGTACGGCAATATGCGGCAAGCCTATATTGATGAAAGTTTGCTCTATTATCAGCAGTTACTTCGGGCCGGAGTCGCACTAGACGCTATTCAATTTGTCATCGCGGCAGACGGTATCCATAGTGAAAGTGAATGGTCCAAGCATCTGCCGAATTGCTTACGCTTCTTAAGTGAGATGTGGTAA
- a CDS encoding 2,3-butanediol dehydrogenase: MMSMRAARWYDKKDIRVEDVEVPTPGKNEVKVKVDFCGICGSDLHEYADGPIFIPGKEPHPVSGVKAPLTMGHEFAGEVVEVGEGVTSHKVGDKVTIEPIIAEGGLVGKYNLSPNVNFVGLAKDGGFAEYTVVDAEQAHILPDGIDTEQGALAEPAAVALYAVRQSKLRAGDTAAVFGTGPIGLLVIESLKAAGATDIYAVELSEERRQRAKSLGAIPVNPEEVGDVVEFINEQTDGGVHVSFEVTGVPVVLEQALDAVQNDGQCVVVSIWEEKAEFHPNQLVINEKSMIGTIGYRHTFPQVLRLMEQGYFKKEDYITSNISVEDIVEKGFERLMDSKSEVKIMVSPN; this comes from the coding sequence TTGATGAGTATGCGAGCAGCAAGATGGTACGATAAAAAAGATATTCGTGTCGAAGATGTTGAGGTGCCAACACCAGGTAAGAATGAGGTTAAGGTAAAAGTTGATTTCTGTGGGATTTGTGGAAGTGACTTACATGAGTACGCAGATGGTCCAATTTTTATTCCAGGTAAAGAACCGCATCCTGTTTCTGGGGTGAAAGCACCACTTACAATGGGACATGAATTTGCGGGAGAAGTAGTTGAAGTGGGCGAAGGTGTGACGTCGCATAAGGTTGGAGATAAAGTAACGATCGAGCCAATTATTGCAGAAGGTGGTCTCGTTGGGAAATACAACTTGTCACCTAATGTAAACTTTGTTGGGTTGGCGAAAGATGGTGGATTTGCTGAATATACGGTAGTGGATGCAGAGCAAGCACACATTTTACCAGACGGCATCGATACAGAGCAAGGTGCATTAGCAGAACCAGCAGCGGTTGCGTTGTATGCTGTTCGTCAAAGTAAATTGCGTGCCGGCGATACGGCAGCAGTCTTCGGAACAGGCCCAATTGGATTATTGGTGATCGAATCGTTGAAAGCTGCGGGGGCAACTGATATTTATGCGGTCGAATTATCTGAAGAGCGTCGTCAGCGGGCTAAGAGCTTAGGTGCAATTCCGGTGAATCCAGAAGAAGTAGGCGATGTTGTTGAGTTTATTAACGAACAAACTGATGGTGGTGTGCATGTATCCTTCGAAGTTACGGGGGTGCCGGTTGTCTTAGAACAAGCACTGGATGCCGTACAGAATGATGGCCAATGTGTGGTTGTCAGCATTTGGGAAGAAAAAGCAGAATTCCACCCGAACCAACTTGTTATTAATGAGAAGTCAATGATTGGAACAATTGGGTACCGTCATACATTCCCACAAGTTTTGAGATTAATGGAGCAAGGTTACTTCAAGAAAGAAGATTATATCACAAGTAATATTTCTGTAGAAGATATTGTTGAAAAAGGTTTCGAGCGCTTAATGGATAGTAAGAGCGAAGTAAAAATTATGGTGTCTCCAAACTAA
- a CDS encoding peptidoglycan DD-metalloendopeptidase family protein, translated as MKSKNRSSKLKLALSAGLLAGTVATTSFSQDVHAQEVTQGQAQALHNEYVAAREEEDASQKLSEVKAQLVGLIEQAGGSELVAQLDVQALSESELDNVFTSFINYLAQETAEVETAETTSEVEEVETKEETVAEQAVAQTVQAEEKQEEKVTEEVKEETAEKEEVVEDEKVEETKEEVVEETEDQTEAKDEKADDEDPEVVAYRIRIQEEAAKEHARQAAEEKAQREAEENGEKTEEKSEEETVAEEEEKAEASVKEAEEAVAEQENVASEEKTDSTEEKVEEAKEADKQEAKEEKVEEAKEADKQEAKEEKVEEKQAPKEEKTVVKEVKKAEQPTRISKPAQLVNKVAQPAAKTPEVNTPSRQQAKAQAQKVVEARVEAKIEKKLAKGVVLSQEEFINLISAEVQRYADEYNIYASVMMAQAALQSGWGTSATAQAPNNNVMGITAGSNERGVEYRTYENIVASLKDYAELIRNGVSWDKNFYSGAWRENAATYEEATKWLTGRYAIDPNYHLKLNELIKKYNLTRFDVQTSGQASPSTESAVEKAVEKAAEKQAEKQSNGSAQLRSAKQAQRKQEAPAKEEKGANKPAESKQKPAKPAKEEVIEPKETENKVKPAEKPQPQAKPEANQQSNAKSGKTYTVQPGDSLSGIASKTNSTVTQIVEANKGLDAGNLQVGQNIVTPAKEAAKPEQQVETPKPAAKPSTSPETPSNAQGWVRPTAGVVTSRYGWRSYPLDPSRRDFHTGVDISSGTNSPVVAAKSGTVVASNSGYNWGYGNYVDIDHGDGFMTRYAHLAPGWKASVGQKVAAGERIGTQGTTGASTGVHLHFEIHKNGKHTNPENYMKF; from the coding sequence ATGAAATCAAAGAACAGAAGTTCAAAACTAAAATTAGCATTATCAGCTGGTCTTTTAGCCGGAACAGTTGCAACAACTAGTTTCTCACAAGATGTTCATGCACAAGAAGTAACACAGGGGCAAGCACAAGCATTACATAATGAATATGTTGCTGCTCGAGAAGAAGAGGACGCATCTCAGAAGTTATCTGAAGTAAAAGCTCAACTTGTTGGCTTGATTGAACAAGCGGGTGGATCAGAGCTTGTGGCACAACTTGACGTTCAAGCACTATCTGAATCAGAGTTAGACAACGTATTCACATCATTCATTAACTACTTAGCACAAGAAACAGCTGAAGTTGAAACAGCAGAAACAACCTCAGAAGTAGAAGAAGTAGAAACAAAAGAAGAAACGGTCGCTGAACAGGCTGTCGCTCAAACTGTTCAAGCAGAAGAAAAACAAGAAGAAAAAGTAACCGAAGAAGTTAAAGAAGAAACTGCTGAGAAAGAAGAAGTCGTTGAAGACGAAAAAGTTGAAGAGACAAAAGAAGAAGTAGTCGAAGAAACAGAAGACCAAACGGAAGCAAAAGACGAAAAAGCAGATGACGAAGATCCAGAAGTTGTCGCTTACCGCATCCGTATTCAAGAAGAAGCAGCAAAAGAACACGCACGTCAAGCGGCTGAAGAAAAAGCTCAACGTGAAGCTGAAGAGAACGGCGAAAAAACAGAAGAAAAATCTGAAGAAGAAACTGTTGCCGAAGAGGAAGAAAAAGCAGAAGCTTCTGTTAAAGAAGCCGAAGAAGCAGTTGCTGAGCAAGAGAATGTAGCTTCAGAAGAGAAGACTGACTCAACAGAAGAAAAAGTTGAAGAAGCAAAAGAAGCTGACAAACAAGAAGCTAAAGAAGAAAAAGTTGAAGAAGCAAAAGAAGCTGACAAACAAGAAGCTAAAGAAGAAAAAGTTGAAGAAAAGCAAGCACCAAAAGAAGAAAAAACAGTTGTAAAAGAAGTCAAAAAAGCAGAACAGCCAACTCGAATTTCTAAACCAGCACAATTAGTGAACAAAGTAGCACAACCAGCTGCTAAAACACCAGAAGTGAACACGCCATCTCGTCAACAGGCAAAAGCGCAGGCTCAAAAAGTTGTTGAAGCCCGTGTAGAAGCAAAAATCGAGAAAAAATTGGCAAAAGGTGTTGTTCTATCACAAGAAGAATTTATTAACTTAATTAGCGCTGAAGTACAGCGTTATGCTGATGAGTACAACATTTACGCATCAGTTATGATGGCACAAGCTGCACTACAATCTGGTTGGGGGACAAGTGCAACAGCTCAAGCACCTAACAACAACGTGATGGGTATTACAGCAGGCTCAAATGAGCGTGGTGTTGAATACCGTACGTACGAAAATATTGTTGCTTCATTGAAAGACTACGCTGAGCTTATCCGTAATGGTGTGAGCTGGGACAAGAACTTCTACAGTGGTGCATGGAGAGAAAATGCTGCGACATATGAAGAAGCAACTAAATGGTTAACTGGTCGTTACGCAATTGACCCGAACTATCACTTGAAATTAAACGAATTAATTAAGAAATACAACTTAACTCGTTTCGATGTTCAAACAAGCGGTCAAGCATCACCTTCAACAGAATCAGCAGTTGAAAAAGCGGTCGAAAAAGCAGCTGAAAAACAAGCAGAAAAACAATCAAATGGATCAGCTCAATTACGTTCAGCTAAGCAAGCTCAACGTAAACAAGAAGCACCAGCAAAAGAAGAAAAAGGTGCCAATAAACCAGCTGAATCTAAACAAAAACCAGCCAAACCAGCTAAAGAAGAAGTTATTGAGCCAAAAGAAACTGAAAATAAAGTTAAACCAGCTGAAAAACCACAACCACAAGCCAAACCTGAAGCGAACCAACAATCAAATGCTAAATCTGGCAAAACATACACGGTTCAACCAGGTGACTCACTAAGCGGTATTGCTAGCAAAACAAACTCAACGGTAACTCAAATTGTAGAAGCCAACAAAGGGTTAGATGCAGGGAACTTACAAGTCGGACAAAACATTGTAACACCAGCGAAAGAAGCAGCCAAACCTGAACAACAAGTGGAAACACCGAAACCAGCTGCAAAACCAAGTACGTCTCCAGAAACACCATCAAACGCACAAGGTTGGGTTCGTCCAACTGCTGGTGTGGTAACCTCTCGTTATGGATGGAGAAGTTACCCATTGGATCCATCTCGTCGTGATTTCCACACGGGTGTTGATATTTCATCAGGAACAAATTCTCCTGTTGTTGCTGCGAAATCTGGAACAGTCGTCGCTTCAAACTCTGGCTACAACTGGGGTTACGGTAACTATGTAGATATCGATCATGGGGATGGTTTTATGACACGTTACGCTCACTTAGCACCAGGCTGGAAAGCATCAGTCGGTCAAAAAGTTGCTGCGGGTGAACGTATCGGTACACAAGGTACAACTGGGGCATCAACAGGTGTTCACTTACACTTCGAAATTCACAAAAATGGTAAACACACTAACCCAGAAAACTACATGAAATTCTAA
- a CDS encoding CapA family protein, giving the protein MEKIRLNYERNVTMKDMKQSRRARRSKRSPWWAIIVALLVLGAVAWTLFSWQPWQLGKVAIDKEVSEETATESVHSDNQVAENEATVEPYTIRLSFVGDLLMHIGLNDTAHNPEEGTYDYSPMLEYVAPHIKPSDVAFANLETTFSGEERGYGGYPLFNTPDAFLDAIVETGFDLLNTTNNHSFDGQVEGLIRTTELVASTDGIDPIGTYADTPDSRVYYREVEDTTIAFLTYAEMFNGMVDPVEDRELLLQHANFIDEELILEDIEEAKKQGVDFIVANMHWGTEYQTEPNDFQRQYTELLVENGVDLVIGGHPHVIQPAEVVEHGGNKAFVIYSLGNFLSNQRIETLGAEMAATEDGVILHLDIEVAGDKITLSDVEFEPTWVYREGGPIYDYHVLPIEDFLENPRFAEHYLDRLEASKARTEEVLGMYGIFEETFNFELGFN; this is encoded by the coding sequence ATGGAGAAAATACGTCTAAATTATGAAAGGAATGTGACGATGAAAGATATGAAGCAATCCAGACGTGCGAGGCGATCTAAGCGTTCCCCGTGGTGGGCTATTATAGTGGCTTTATTAGTCTTAGGGGCGGTAGCCTGGACCTTATTTAGCTGGCAACCGTGGCAATTGGGCAAAGTGGCGATCGATAAAGAAGTATCAGAAGAAACAGCGACAGAATCAGTTCATTCAGATAATCAAGTAGCAGAGAATGAAGCGACAGTTGAACCGTATACCATTCGATTAAGCTTTGTTGGTGATTTATTAATGCATATTGGCTTGAACGATACAGCTCACAATCCAGAAGAGGGGACATATGATTACTCACCGATGCTTGAATATGTAGCGCCTCATATTAAACCATCTGATGTAGCGTTCGCTAATTTAGAAACGACTTTTTCAGGAGAGGAACGCGGCTATGGAGGTTATCCGCTCTTTAATACGCCGGATGCTTTTTTGGATGCTATTGTAGAGACTGGTTTTGATTTATTAAATACAACGAATAATCACTCTTTTGATGGACAGGTTGAAGGATTGATTCGTACGACTGAATTAGTCGCATCAACTGACGGAATTGACCCGATTGGAACGTATGCTGATACGCCAGACTCGCGTGTGTATTATCGCGAGGTAGAAGATACCACGATTGCTTTCTTAACCTATGCGGAAATGTTCAATGGTATGGTAGATCCGGTAGAAGATCGCGAGTTGTTATTGCAGCATGCTAATTTTATCGATGAGGAGCTTATTTTAGAAGATATTGAGGAAGCTAAAAAGCAAGGCGTAGATTTCATTGTAGCCAATATGCATTGGGGAACGGAGTATCAGACTGAGCCTAATGACTTCCAACGCCAATATACCGAATTGCTCGTTGAAAATGGTGTTGATTTAGTAATCGGTGGCCATCCGCATGTGATTCAGCCGGCTGAAGTTGTAGAACATGGTGGGAATAAAGCCTTTGTGATTTATTCATTAGGGAATTTTCTCTCCAATCAACGGATTGAGACATTAGGAGCAGAGATGGCAGCAACTGAAGATGGCGTTATCTTACATCTGGATATTGAAGTAGCTGGGGATAAGATAACCTTGAGTGATGTGGAATTCGAGCCAACTTGGGTGTATCGTGAAGGTGGTCCAATCTATGATTACCATGTACTGCCGATTGAAGATTTCTTAGAAAACCCGCGCTTTGCCGAACATTATCTGGATCGTCTAGAAGCATCCAAAGCACGAACAGAAGAAGTATTGGGGATGTATGGCATCTTCGAGGAAACATTTAATTTCGAGCTAGGATTCAACTAA
- a CDS encoding carbamoyl phosphate synthase large subunit has translation MNVLLTSPYFPAHLEKVARALKNHGVTVLGVGDMPYDELTDTLKQQLTEYFKVNNLEDTAEVTRAVAFLIYKHGPIDRIESNNEHWLVLDATLREQFNVPGVKPADLTKTMYKSKMKKLFKKAGVPVVPGELVTDLQSLDKAIKTLGGLPLIAKPDHGVGTSETYKLEHLDDVAQFKHEWKQEVPYFLEPFVSDAELCTYDGLIGSDGQLIYETTFYYNTPTLDHIQGKADYAYTVESEMDSQLRQYGQAIIKAFGMRERFFHIELFRKSDGEYVALEYNNRSAGGHSIDLYNYAISADLYDIYAKIVTGQLTDPPTFTGRYAASISRRDTIQYVHSDEEIGAQYGEAIKMHERLPAIFSDIMGDEVYVILSDSRTEADEMTAFIHKRVEHKEA, from the coding sequence ATGAATGTCTTACTCACATCCCCCTACTTCCCAGCTCACTTAGAAAAAGTAGCCCGAGCTTTGAAAAATCACGGGGTAACTGTCCTCGGTGTAGGTGATATGCCTTATGACGAATTGACTGATACCCTTAAACAGCAACTCACTGAATACTTTAAGGTGAATAACTTAGAAGATACCGCTGAAGTCACGCGAGCAGTGGCTTTCTTAATTTATAAACATGGCCCAATTGATCGCATCGAGTCTAATAATGAACATTGGCTCGTTCTAGATGCGACTCTTCGTGAACAATTTAATGTCCCCGGTGTGAAACCAGCTGATCTCACGAAGACCATGTACAAGTCCAAGATGAAAAAATTATTCAAAAAAGCGGGTGTCCCTGTCGTCCCGGGTGAACTGGTCACGGATTTACAATCACTCGATAAAGCAATAAAAACACTGGGCGGTTTGCCCCTCATTGCCAAGCCGGATCATGGTGTTGGCACGAGTGAAACGTATAAGTTAGAACATTTAGACGACGTAGCTCAATTCAAACATGAATGGAAACAAGAGGTGCCTTATTTCCTCGAACCTTTTGTTTCTGATGCGGAGTTATGCACCTATGATGGCTTAATTGGATCGGATGGTCAGCTTATTTATGAAACAACTTTTTATTACAATACACCGACATTAGACCATATTCAAGGCAAGGCTGATTATGCTTATACCGTTGAGAGTGAAATGGATAGTCAGTTGCGTCAATACGGACAAGCTATTATCAAAGCTTTCGGGATGCGCGAGCGATTCTTTCATATTGAACTATTCCGGAAGTCTGATGGTGAATATGTTGCTTTGGAGTATAATAATCGCTCAGCCGGCGGACACTCCATTGACTTATACAATTATGCGATTAGTGCCGATTTATACGATATTTACGCTAAAATTGTTACAGGACAGCTCACCGATCCCCCAACATTCACCGGGCGTTATGCAGCCAGTATTTCCCGTCGTGATACCATCCAGTATGTCCACTCAGATGAAGAAATTGGGGCTCAATACGGGGAAGCTATTAAGATGCATGAACGCTTACCAGCTATTTTTTCCGATATCATGGGAGACGAAGTGTACGTGATACTCAGCGATAGTCGCACTGAAGCAGATGAAATGACGGCTTTTATCCATAAACGCGTAGAACATAAGGAGGCATAA
- a CDS encoding energy-coupling factor transporter transmembrane component T codes for MIDHINPTIKTLALIAGTIALGFTYRWELNLAVIILAYLCLLTSKYAKLRNVLLITVPMFLISVSYFFTAWLFPSSAEMANTAAHIIVNPAVTNGINLGTRLSAFASIGVAYGMTTDKDELIASFIQQGRMPMSMGYAILTALNLTNLIHQEYKQSQLAFQVRNMKSRWFDTKALFTMLIRMTRWADQLALAMEAKGFSEDRTMKLQVNVHWYDYLFLIGFPSSIIVAGILL; via the coding sequence ATGATTGATCACATCAATCCAACCATTAAAACATTAGCGCTGATTGCTGGAACAATTGCCCTAGGATTTACGTATCGCTGGGAGTTAAATCTTGCAGTTATTATTCTAGCGTATTTATGTTTGTTGACATCAAAGTATGCTAAGTTGCGTAATGTATTATTGATTACAGTACCGATGTTTTTGATATCGGTCAGTTATTTTTTCACCGCGTGGCTATTTCCTTCGTCAGCTGAAATGGCAAATACGGCAGCGCATATCATTGTTAATCCAGCCGTGACGAATGGGATTAACTTAGGTACCCGTCTGAGTGCATTTGCCTCAATTGGTGTAGCTTACGGGATGACTACTGATAAAGATGAGTTGATTGCAAGTTTTATCCAGCAAGGGCGTATGCCGATGAGTATGGGTTATGCTATTTTGACCGCTTTAAATTTGACGAACTTGATTCATCAGGAATATAAGCAGTCACAGTTAGCGTTCCAAGTACGAAATATGAAGTCGCGGTGGTTTGATACGAAAGCATTATTTACGATGTTGATTCGAATGACACGTTGGGCCGATCAACTTGCATTAGCGATGGAAGCGAAGGGTTTTTCTGAAGATCGGACGATGAAGTTGCAAGTTAATGTACATTGGTATGACTATTTATTTTTAATTGGATTTCCAAGTAGTATTATTGTAGCGGGTATATTATTGTAA
- a CDS encoding acetylornithine deacetylase, translating into MESMESRQIELIRWLVEHNTESPPARNTDPLQDEIQAFLEELDFEVARFPLYENDSVIVGTLKGTDPEAPKLILNGHVDVASVDDDAFWEYPPFELTEEGDYVIGRGTSDMKGAFGSALYVLEKLHRAGKQPKGDIIIHSVVGEEVGEAGTKLACEHSPQADLALVFDTSNHQALGQGGVITGWITVQSKETIHDGARSQMVHAGGGLFGASAIEKMMKIIQALKELEQHWAVMKRYPGMPSGATTINPAVIEGGRHAAFIADECKLWITVHYLPNEDYEDVIAEIENYLNNVASGDVWLRENPLQFEWGGESMIEDRGEIFPSFTIPTEHPGFVLLRECHEAVWDTELEQGVSTTVADGGWLHTYGIPTIMYGPGELSEAHSVDEKVKKHDLAQFARVIEQFLADWYDKPRK; encoded by the coding sequence ATTGAGAGCATGGAGTCAAGACAGATAGAGTTAATTCGGTGGTTAGTGGAGCATAATACAGAGAGTCCACCGGCGCGAAATACAGATCCACTGCAAGATGAGATTCAGGCATTTTTGGAAGAGCTGGATTTTGAGGTGGCACGTTTTCCTCTCTATGAGAATGATAGTGTCATTGTCGGAACGCTGAAAGGAACAGATCCAGAGGCGCCAAAGTTGATTTTGAATGGGCATGTTGATGTGGCTTCGGTGGATGATGATGCGTTCTGGGAGTATCCACCGTTCGAGTTAACAGAAGAGGGCGACTATGTGATTGGACGCGGGACAAGTGATATGAAGGGGGCATTTGGTTCTGCGCTATATGTTCTGGAGAAACTCCATCGAGCAGGGAAGCAACCTAAGGGCGATATTATTATTCATTCGGTTGTTGGCGAAGAAGTGGGTGAAGCAGGAACGAAATTAGCCTGTGAGCATTCACCACAAGCAGATTTAGCTTTAGTTTTTGATACGAGTAATCATCAAGCGTTAGGTCAAGGCGGCGTGATTACGGGGTGGATAACGGTGCAGTCGAAGGAGACCATTCATGACGGGGCGCGCAGCCAGATGGTACATGCGGGTGGTGGATTATTTGGTGCAAGTGCCATTGAGAAGATGATGAAAATTATTCAAGCATTGAAGGAATTAGAACAGCACTGGGCCGTGATGAAGCGTTATCCAGGAATGCCGAGCGGGGCAACTACGATTAATCCAGCTGTTATCGAAGGCGGGCGGCATGCGGCGTTTATTGCAGATGAATGCAAATTGTGGATAACGGTTCATTATTTACCAAACGAAGATTATGAAGACGTCATTGCCGAAATTGAAAACTACCTAAACAATGTGGCATCCGGGGATGTTTGGTTGCGAGAGAATCCGCTTCAGTTCGAGTGGGGTGGGGAGTCCATGATTGAAGATCGTGGAGAGATTTTCCCTAGCTTTACCATTCCGACTGAACATCCCGGATTTGTTCTACTTCGTGAATGTCATGAAGCCGTTTGGGATACGGAGCTAGAGCAAGGCGTGAGTACAACAGTAGCAGACGGTGGATGGTTACATACGTACGGCATCCCGACGATTATGTATGGACCGGGAGAATTGAGTGAAGCTCATAGTGTGGATGAAAAAGTGAAAAAACATGACTTAGCTCAATTTGCTCGTGTCATCGAACAATTCTTAGCCGACTGGTATGATAAGCCACGAAAATAA
- the pyrF gene encoding orotidine-5'-phosphate decarboxylase — protein sequence MTRPIIALDFSSFEETLDFLDLFDESLYVKIGMESYLLNGPHVIRTIQERGHQIFLDLKLHDIPNTVERTMRGLAELGVDMVNVHAQGGSKMMQAAVEAYKAVHPSGTVLAVTQLTSLSEEQFIQETKSQLSLEENIIHYAQLAQQSGVDGVVCSPLESQAVHAACGEEFLTVTPGIRLSDAQADDQSRVVTPNRASQLGSDYIVVGRPITLADDPVQAYQQIKTNWEGQDE from the coding sequence ATGACACGACCAATTATTGCTCTAGATTTTAGTAGTTTTGAAGAGACGCTAGATTTTTTAGATTTATTCGATGAGTCTTTGTACGTCAAAATCGGGATGGAAAGTTATTTGTTAAATGGTCCGCACGTGATTCGGACGATTCAGGAGCGAGGCCATCAGATTTTTTTAGATTTAAAGCTTCATGATATTCCAAATACCGTTGAACGAACGATGCGTGGATTGGCAGAGCTTGGTGTGGATATGGTGAATGTTCATGCACAAGGCGGGTCTAAAATGATGCAAGCAGCGGTAGAGGCCTATAAGGCTGTTCATCCTAGTGGGACGGTGCTGGCAGTGACGCAGCTGACTTCATTGAGTGAAGAACAGTTTATCCAAGAGACTAAAAGTCAATTGTCTTTAGAGGAGAATATTATTCATTATGCTCAGTTAGCGCAACAATCAGGTGTTGATGGCGTAGTGTGTTCACCGCTGGAAAGTCAAGCCGTTCATGCAGCTTGTGGGGAGGAGTTCTTGACGGTGACTCCCGGTATTCGACTGAGTGATGCTCAAGCCGATGATCAATCGCGTGTAGTGACACCGAATCGGGCGAGTCAGTTAGGGTCTGATTATATTGTGGTGGGACGACCGATTACACTAGCTGATGATCCCGTACAAGCTTATCAGCAAATAAAAACCAATTGGGAGGGACAAGATGAATAA
- a CDS encoding alpha/beta hydrolase-fold protein has translation MHVEFLSHYSGELGREMAINRYGHSGTPVVVFPSSGGSHAEYADFGMIEACRSFIDAGKVQFFTLSTIDDESWLCEGKHPHDRALAHLAYERYVIHEAIPFIKHKTDRFGGMLATGCSMGAYHALNFALKHPDVFSQVIALSGVYDARFFVGEYDDELIYHHSPSDYIWHQHDEWFLNLYRQNDIIVCTGLGAWEQDGLPSYHSLKDAFHQKQIPAWFDEWGEDVAHDWVWWRQQMPYFLNSLYS, from the coding sequence ATGCATGTAGAATTTTTAAGTCATTATAGTGGTGAACTAGGTAGAGAAATGGCGATCAATCGCTACGGTCACAGCGGAACCCCAGTTGTTGTCTTTCCTTCTTCGGGAGGATCACACGCGGAATACGCTGATTTTGGTATGATAGAAGCTTGTCGTTCCTTTATCGATGCAGGAAAAGTACAGTTCTTCACTTTATCAACAATCGATGATGAAAGTTGGTTATGCGAAGGGAAACATCCCCATGACCGTGCCCTAGCCCATCTAGCCTATGAACGCTACGTTATTCATGAGGCGATTCCCTTTATTAAACACAAAACGGACCGCTTTGGTGGCATGCTAGCAACTGGTTGCAGTATGGGCGCCTATCATGCACTAAACTTTGCCTTAAAACATCCGGATGTGTTCAGCCAAGTTATTGCCCTAAGTGGTGTTTACGATGCTCGCTTTTTTGTTGGAGAATATGATGATGAATTAATTTATCATCATTCACCGAGCGATTATATTTGGCATCAGCATGATGAATGGTTCTTAAACTTATATCGTCAAAATGATATAATTGTCTGTACTGGACTGGGGGCTTGGGAGCAAGATGGCCTCCCCTCCTATCATTCATTGAAGGACGCCTTCCACCAAAAACAAATCCCCGCTTGGTTCGATGAATGGGGCGAAGATGTCGCACATGACTGGGTCTGGTGGCGTCAGCAAATGCCTTACTTCTTAAATAGCCTCTACTCATAA